From the genome of Hymenobacter cellulosilyticus, one region includes:
- a CDS encoding alpha/beta fold hydrolase produces MELQIKEQNGFQYVEEGSGEVLLLLHGLFGALSNWQDVIQEFGSDYRVIIPLLPIYDMP; encoded by the coding sequence ATGGAATTGCAGATTAAGGAACAGAACGGTTTTCAGTATGTAGAAGAAGGCTCCGGCGAGGTGCTGCTGCTCTTGCACGGCCTGTTTGGCGCCCTGAGCAATTGGCAGGACGTCATTCAGGAATTCGGCTCCGACTACCGGGTAATTATCCCGCTGCTGCCCATCTACGACATGCCCTGA
- a CDS encoding isoprenyl transferase: MDGNGRWAKKKGGLRIFGHQSAITAVRETVEGAAELGVQYLTLYAFSTENWARPKHEVMALMQLLVHTIRQETPTLLKNSIRLESIGDVSSLPESCQRELRESKELTKGGTRMTLVLALSYSGRWDLTQAAKQLAADVVRGAVQPEQITEQTITGYLATAGMPDPELLIRTSGEQRISNFLLWQLAYTELYITEVLWPDFRREHLYDAIQAYQRRERRFGKTSEQLTVS, from the coding sequence ATGGACGGCAACGGCCGTTGGGCCAAAAAAAAAGGTGGGCTCCGCATTTTCGGGCACCAAAGCGCTATTACGGCGGTTCGGGAAACGGTTGAAGGTGCCGCTGAATTAGGTGTTCAGTACCTGACGCTCTATGCCTTTTCTACCGAAAACTGGGCCCGACCTAAGCATGAGGTAATGGCCCTGATGCAGCTGCTGGTTCACACCATTCGGCAGGAAACGCCTACGCTTCTCAAGAACAGCATCCGGCTTGAGTCAATTGGAGACGTTTCTAGCTTGCCCGAGTCCTGTCAGCGGGAACTGCGCGAGTCGAAGGAACTTACCAAAGGCGGAACCCGCATGACGCTGGTGTTGGCGCTGAGCTACAGTGGCCGCTGGGACCTGACCCAGGCAGCCAAGCAGTTGGCGGCGGATGTGGTCCGGGGTGCAGTGCAGCCCGAACAAATAACCGAGCAGACCATAACCGGCTACCTCGCCACGGCGGGCATGCCCGACCCGGAGCTGTTGATCCGGACCAGTGGGGAGCAACGCATCAGTAATTTCCTGTTGTGGCAGCTCGCCTACACCGAACTCTACATTACGGAGGTACTGTGGCCGGATTTTCGGCGCGAACACCTCTACGACGCCATCCAAGCCTACCAGCGCCGGGAGCGGCGCTTTGGCAAAACCAGTGAGCAGCTAACCGTTTCGTAA
- a CDS encoding rhodanese-like domain-containing protein has product MPRIPLSEFLTGPADAPILDVRAPIEYAQGHIPGP; this is encoded by the coding sequence TTGCCCCGTATTCCGCTTTCCGAGTTTCTCACTGGTCCGGCCGATGCCCCCATCCTGGACGTGCGTGCGCCCATTGAGTACGCCCAGGGCCATATTCCCGGGCCCTGA
- a CDS encoding CvpA family protein gives MSGFDILLLIPLGVGAVKGFRRGLVLEAASLLAFVLGIIGGLALLNDAIPLVRNYVGEAFGLLPIVAFLLVFVLITWGVHLAGSFVKTAVHLTPLGMLDNLLGGAAGALKWVLGISLLLHGVGFAGLKLLSPTVVADSQVLPVVQQATPFALEIVGFAMPFATTLLEQLRGVF, from the coding sequence ATGTCCGGCTTCGATATTCTGCTGCTGATTCCGCTGGGTGTGGGTGCCGTAAAGGGCTTCCGGCGCGGACTGGTGCTGGAGGCGGCTTCCCTGCTGGCCTTCGTGCTGGGCATTATCGGTGGGCTGGCCTTGCTCAACGACGCTATTCCGCTGGTGCGCAATTACGTGGGCGAGGCCTTCGGGCTGCTGCCCATCGTGGCGTTCCTGCTGGTGTTTGTGCTCATTACCTGGGGCGTACATCTGGCCGGCAGCTTCGTCAAAACGGCCGTGCACCTGACGCCCCTGGGCATGCTCGACAACCTGCTGGGCGGGGCCGCCGGGGCGCTAAAATGGGTGCTGGGCATCAGCCTGCTGCTGCACGGCGTAGGCTTTGCCGGTCTGAAGCTGCTTTCACCCACGGTCGTCGCCGATTCGCAGGTGCTACCCGTGGTGCAGCAAGCCACGCCCTTTGCTCTCGAAATAGTGGGCTTTGCCATGCCCTTTGCCACCACGCTGCTGGAGCAGCTGCGCGGGGTGTTTTAA
- a CDS encoding NAD kinase produces the protein MKIAILGKPFDEETVPFLQALLDDLVARGTEVIIVESFRTYLDNRLRLPESIGTFRRGDSLRDVQFVFSIGGDGTLLDTVTYVGALQIPILGINTGRLGFLATITVERIAQAIDALFKGHFVVEERSLIRVETDPEVFDGINFGLNEFSILKRDTSSMIVVHTYIDGEYLNSYWADGLIVATPTGSTGYSLSCGGPVMLPQTNNFIIAPVCPHNLNVRPLIVSDRSVISFEIEGRSNNFLLSLDSRSVAVDAGIQIAVRRENFAVRLVKLNHVNFLTTLRSKLNWGLDKRNPAGILL, from the coding sequence ATGAAAATCGCGATTCTCGGCAAACCCTTCGATGAGGAGACGGTGCCGTTTCTGCAGGCTCTGCTCGACGACCTCGTTGCGCGGGGCACTGAAGTAATCATCGTGGAGTCCTTCCGTACCTACCTCGATAACCGCCTGCGCCTGCCGGAAAGCATCGGCACGTTCCGGCGCGGCGACTCCCTGCGCGACGTGCAATTTGTTTTCAGCATCGGCGGCGATGGTACTCTATTGGATACGGTAACCTACGTGGGCGCCCTGCAGATTCCAATTTTAGGTATCAACACCGGCCGGCTGGGCTTTTTGGCCACCATCACCGTAGAGCGCATCGCCCAGGCCATCGATGCTCTGTTCAAAGGCCACTTTGTGGTGGAGGAACGCAGCCTGATTCGGGTGGAAACTGATCCGGAAGTTTTTGATGGTATTAACTTCGGCCTCAACGAGTTTTCGATTCTGAAGCGCGATACGTCCTCCATGATTGTGGTGCACACGTATATCGACGGCGAGTATCTGAACTCGTATTGGGCCGACGGCCTGATTGTTGCTACGCCCACCGGCTCCACCGGCTACTCCCTGAGTTGCGGCGGACCAGTAATGTTGCCTCAGACCAACAATTTTATCATTGCTCCCGTATGTCCGCACAATCTGAATGTCCGTCCGCTCATCGTCTCCGACCGTAGCGTGATTTCCTTCGAGATTGAGGGTCGCAGCAATAACTTTCTGCTGTCCCTCGATTCGCGCTCGGTAGCCGTCGACGCGGGTATTCAGATTGCGGTCCGTCGCGAAAACTTTGCGGTCCGTCTTGTCAAGCTCAACCATGTTAACTTTCTGACTACGTTGCGCAGTAAGTTGAACTGGGGTCTGGACAAGCGGAACCCGGCCGGTATCTTGCTCTAA
- a CDS encoding DUF6089 family protein: MNLVLASGHGVQGELAPAYKFNNNRPAANIFYRKDISAPITLRGSFLWGLVRADDANVQGVNGNVAPLPAYRQTNVKGNILEAAAAVEYNFFDYRNRKEKIHFTPYVFVGVAGFLARTRTISNAGLEQLEKEGARWA; this comes from the coding sequence GTGAACTTGGTATTGGCATCGGGGCATGGTGTACAAGGGGAGCTTGCCCCGGCTTATAAGTTTAATAACAACCGCCCGGCCGCCAATATTTTCTACCGCAAGGATATATCAGCGCCAATCACGCTGCGCGGTAGCTTTCTTTGGGGCTTGGTGCGGGCCGATGATGCCAACGTGCAGGGCGTTAATGGCAACGTGGCTCCGCTACCCGCTTACCGGCAAACCAACGTAAAAGGGAATATTCTGGAAGCAGCGGCGGCCGTGGAATACAACTTTTTCGATTACCGTAACCGCAAGGAGAAAATACACTTCACGCCCTATGTTTTTGTGGGCGTAGCAGGTTTTCTGGCCCGCACCCGGACAATCAGCAATGCTGGTCTGGAGCAGCTGGAAAAAGAGGGGGCACGCTGGGCGTAG
- a CDS encoding pyridoxine 5'-phosphate synthase: MTKLSVNINKIATLRNARGHNRPDVLQVARDCERFGAQGITVHPRPDERHIRYQDVRDLRQIVTTELNVEGNPTPDFMDLVREVRPEQVTLVPDAPDAITSNAGWDTITHQIYLIGVVTELKSIGCRVSIFLDPDLAMVKAAVATGTDRIELYTEDYARQYPQDPAKAIAPYTVAATLAQQLGLGLNAGHDLDLENLAYLHQNLPGLAEVSIGHALVCDALYYGLENTIQLYRRQLQ; this comes from the coding sequence ATGACGAAACTTAGCGTAAACATAAATAAAATAGCCACGTTGCGGAATGCCCGTGGCCACAACCGCCCCGACGTACTCCAGGTAGCCCGTGACTGTGAGCGGTTTGGGGCCCAGGGCATCACGGTGCACCCCCGGCCCGATGAGCGCCATATCCGCTACCAGGACGTGCGCGACCTGCGCCAGATCGTGACCACCGAGCTGAATGTGGAGGGCAACCCTACCCCGGATTTCATGGATTTGGTGCGCGAGGTGCGGCCCGAGCAGGTGACGCTGGTACCCGACGCGCCCGACGCCATTACCTCCAACGCCGGCTGGGACACCATCACTCACCAGATTTATCTGATTGGCGTAGTTACCGAGCTTAAATCTATCGGCTGCCGGGTTTCTATTTTCCTGGACCCCGACCTGGCCATGGTAAAAGCTGCCGTAGCTACCGGCACCGACCGGATTGAACTCTACACCGAGGATTACGCCCGCCAGTACCCGCAGGACCCCGCCAAGGCCATTGCGCCCTACACGGTAGCCGCCACGCTGGCCCAGCAGTTGGGCCTGGGTTTGAACGCCGGCCACGACCTGGACCTGGAGAACCTGGCCTACCTGCACCAGAACTTACCGGGCCTGGCTGAGGTTAGCATCGGGCACGCCCTGGTGTGCGACGCGCTGTACTACGGCCTGGAAAACACCATCCAGCTTTACCGCCGGCAGTTGCAGTAA
- the mnmH gene encoding tRNA 2-selenouridine(34) synthase MnmH, with translation MSLPLFSDEERARIGTAYKQVSQDRAIHIGLDFFGPKMSRMVKHAQKLAPNKEVRLHCWRGGMRSGAVHWLLELAGFKVHLLDKGYKDYRRWALAQFTEPRPMLILGGLTGSGKTDVLHELARRGQTIVDLEGLANHKGSSFGAIGLPPQPTPEQFENNLALVLNQLPTTVTPWLEDESLTIGRLTIPKPLFEQMRAAPLLVLNIPREIRTRKLAAEYGKEDPLQLAEAIQRISKRLGGLATKEALAAIETGDMEKMVDIALSYYDKTYGFGLDNKTNSQVIRIPSDTCDPRVNADLVLAATQHAGLLDLTQTSRLHADS, from the coding sequence CTGAGCCTGCCGCTGTTTTCGGATGAGGAGCGGGCCCGCATCGGCACGGCCTATAAGCAGGTCAGCCAGGACCGCGCCATCCACATCGGCCTCGACTTTTTCGGGCCCAAGATGAGCCGCATGGTGAAGCACGCCCAGAAGCTGGCTCCCAACAAGGAAGTGCGCCTGCACTGCTGGCGCGGGGGTATGCGCAGCGGAGCTGTGCACTGGCTGCTGGAACTGGCCGGCTTCAAGGTACACCTGCTCGATAAAGGCTATAAGGACTACCGCCGCTGGGCCTTGGCGCAATTCACCGAGCCCCGACCCATGCTTATTCTGGGCGGACTTACGGGCTCGGGCAAAACCGACGTGCTGCACGAGCTGGCCCGGCGCGGCCAAACCATCGTGGACCTGGAAGGGCTGGCAAATCATAAGGGCTCTTCTTTCGGCGCCATCGGCTTGCCGCCCCAGCCCACACCCGAGCAGTTCGAGAACAACCTGGCCCTGGTCTTAAACCAGCTGCCAACGACCGTGACGCCCTGGCTGGAGGATGAAAGCCTGACTATCGGCCGCCTGACTATTCCCAAACCGCTGTTTGAGCAGATGCGCGCGGCTCCCCTGCTGGTGCTCAATATTCCGAGGGAAATACGCACCCGCAAGCTGGCCGCCGAGTACGGCAAGGAAGACCCACTGCAGCTGGCCGAAGCCATTCAACGCATCAGCAAGCGGCTGGGCGGCCTGGCGACCAAGGAAGCGTTGGCCGCCATTGAAACCGGCGACATGGAGAAGATGGTCGACATTGCCCTCTCTTACTACGACAAAACCTACGGCTTCGGGCTCGACAACAAAACCAACAGCCAGGTAATCCGGATTCCGTCCGACACCTGCGACCCGCGGGTGAATGCCGACCTGGTACTGGCTGCTACGCAGCACGCCGGATTGCTTGACTTAACCCAAACGTCCCGGTTGCATGCTGATTCCTAA
- a CDS encoding DUF6089 family protein codes for MSPRWNLGLEAGARKAFTDELDHLGTQNPLLVNTHDQDWYFYNGLSISYTFYKINCPDSYKANPKLLR; via the coding sequence TTGTCGCCGCGCTGGAACCTGGGCTTAGAAGCCGGTGCTCGCAAAGCCTTCACCGACGAACTGGACCACCTGGGTACGCAAAACCCTTTGCTGGTGAATACGCACGACCAAGACTGGTATTTCTATAACGGCTTGAGCATTTCTTATACCTTCTATAAAATTAATTGCCCCGATTCCTACAAGGCGAATCCTAAGTTGCTGCGCTAG
- a CDS encoding GatB/YqeY domain-containing protein: MALKETIDADIKKAMLAKDKVRLQALRSIKSQIMLAETAEGAHGAALTSDAELKLLNKAAKQRREAAETYQKQFRSDLEEIELAELAIIEEYLPQQLSEADVVEKLVEIIQRVGATGPSDLGKVMGVAARELSGQADGRMISQVVSNLLNNTNV; the protein is encoded by the coding sequence ATGGCTCTGAAGGAAACCATCGACGCGGATATCAAAAAGGCTATGCTGGCCAAGGACAAAGTTCGGCTCCAGGCCCTGCGCAGCATCAAGTCGCAGATCATGCTGGCCGAAACGGCCGAAGGCGCCCACGGCGCGGCCCTGACTTCCGATGCCGAGCTCAAGCTGCTCAACAAAGCCGCCAAGCAGCGTCGCGAAGCCGCCGAGACGTACCAGAAGCAGTTCCGCTCCGACCTGGAGGAAATCGAGTTGGCCGAGCTGGCCATCATCGAAGAGTACCTACCCCAGCAGCTTTCCGAAGCCGACGTTGTAGAAAAGCTCGTGGAAATCATTCAGCGCGTGGGCGCTACCGGCCCTTCCGACCTGGGCAAGGTAATGGGCGTGGCTGCCCGGGAGCTGTCTGGGCAGGCCGATGGCCGCATGATTTCCCAGGTGGTCAGCAACCTGCTCAACAACACGAATGTCTAA
- a CDS encoding DUF6089 family protein, whose product MKQLFTNILALLLVVSLVATEASAQQFSKRKQYNSVGVSINAMNYFGDIVPKASIPSLRFAATRPNIGVNFTHRFAPRISARVAFAYGRITGDDEKAADKTDPDARFRYHRNMNFRNDILELSAVGVFDLIANRNNYIKRPDFVPYVFAGIGVFHHNPKGLVRGGNTAGVSEGSYVNLQPLRTEGVDYSLTGLSIPFGGGVRYKVNKSFDIGLEIGWRKTFTDYLDDVSGNYVDQNTLGSAEAKYFGGGITRTDDITANTPYTNFNAPGEMRGKGNEKDWYIVTGLNVNYILAPRVKSPKFR is encoded by the coding sequence ATGAAGCAACTCTTCACCAACATCTTGGCTCTGCTGCTAGTGGTTTCGCTGGTCGCCACAGAGGCGAGTGCGCAACAGTTTAGTAAGCGGAAGCAGTACAACTCTGTCGGCGTAAGCATCAATGCGATGAACTACTTCGGTGACATCGTGCCGAAAGCCAGCATTCCTAGCTTGCGTTTTGCTGCAACTCGCCCTAACATCGGCGTAAACTTCACGCACCGCTTTGCCCCCCGGATTTCGGCGCGGGTTGCCTTCGCCTACGGCCGTATCACCGGCGATGACGAGAAAGCTGCCGACAAGACTGATCCGGACGCTCGTTTCCGCTACCACCGCAACATGAACTTCCGCAACGACATCCTCGAACTGTCGGCTGTGGGTGTGTTCGACCTGATTGCCAACCGTAACAACTATATCAAGCGTCCGGACTTCGTTCCCTACGTATTCGCTGGTATCGGTGTGTTCCACCACAACCCCAAAGGTCTGGTGCGCGGCGGTAACACCGCTGGTGTTTCGGAAGGCTCGTATGTGAACCTGCAGCCCCTGCGCACGGAAGGTGTTGACTACAGTCTGACCGGCCTTTCGATTCCTTTTGGTGGTGGTGTTCGTTACAAAGTCAACAAAAGCTTTGATATTGGCCTCGAAATCGGCTGGCGCAAGACCTTCACCGACTACTTGGACGATGTAAGCGGCAACTATGTGGATCAGAACACGCTGGGCAGCGCTGAAGCCAAGTACTTCGGTGGCGGCATCACCCGCACGGACGACATCACGGCTAACACGCCTTACACGAACTTCAATGCTCCCGGCGAAATGCGCGGTAAGGGCAATGAAAAAGACTGGTACATCGTTACGGGTCTTAACGTAAACTACATTCTCGCCCCGCGCGTTAAAAGCCCCAAATTCCGATAG
- a CDS encoding CBS domain-containing protein — MIAEDLLNQMIPPLKVSDSAGKAAKWLEEFHVGQLPVLDNRLYRGLITEADLLDHEHPDEPLTNVSFGFADVHVQRDQHFYSIMELAIQNKLQLVPVLDDKQEYLGVVTVGDTLAAFGQLPIAAGQGGILVLSMEERDYSLTQISRYVEENNAKVLSAHVAQDEHDPYKIRLTLKLNTPNMARITATLERFGYVITAQFSGAGEVSEDEQERFDGLLKYLSL, encoded by the coding sequence ATGATTGCTGAAGACTTGCTCAACCAAATGATTCCGCCGCTCAAGGTGTCGGACTCAGCCGGGAAGGCGGCCAAGTGGCTGGAAGAATTCCACGTTGGCCAGCTGCCCGTGCTCGACAACCGCCTTTACCGCGGCCTGATTACCGAAGCCGACCTGCTCGACCACGAGCACCCCGATGAGCCGCTGACCAACGTGTCGTTTGGCTTCGCCGACGTGCACGTGCAGCGCGACCAGCATTTTTACAGCATCATGGAGCTGGCTATCCAAAATAAGTTGCAGCTCGTGCCGGTGCTCGACGATAAGCAGGAGTACCTGGGCGTGGTAACCGTGGGCGACACGCTGGCCGCTTTTGGTCAATTGCCCATTGCCGCGGGCCAGGGCGGTATCCTGGTGCTGTCGATGGAGGAGCGCGACTACTCCCTGACCCAGATCAGCCGCTACGTGGAGGAAAACAACGCCAAAGTTCTCAGTGCCCACGTAGCCCAGGACGAGCACGACCCTTACAAGATCCGGCTGACTCTGAAGCTCAACACGCCCAACATGGCCCGCATTACGGCCACCCTGGAGCGGTTTGGCTACGTTATTACCGCCCAGTTTAGCGGGGCCGGCGAAGTAAGTGAGGACGAGCAGGAGCGTTTCGACGGCTTACTCAAATACTTGAGCCTGTAG
- a CDS encoding alpha/beta fold hydrolase, translating into MAGRHSGIRLRLPGNYPAAAHLRHALTQAGVPGLVNYVEEFLREMRLEEPMTVLGNSLGGHIALVYTLRNPKMVQRLVLTGSSGLFEDSMGGSFPKRGNYDFVQERVAYTFYDPRIATKDLVDEVFNVTNSNTKVLRIINIARSAQRHNLGKELTKITVPTLLVWGLNDTITPPVVAHEFERLLPNSELHFLDHCCHVPMMERPQDFNLLLRQFLRRTALEPALS; encoded by the coding sequence TTGGCAGGACGTCATTCAGGAATTCGGCTCCGACTACCGGGTAATTATCCCGCTGCTGCCCATCTACGACATGCCCTGACCCAGGCCGGGGTGCCCGGGCTGGTCAATTATGTGGAAGAATTTCTGCGCGAAATGCGCCTGGAAGAGCCCATGACGGTGCTCGGCAACTCCCTCGGCGGCCATATTGCCCTGGTCTATACCCTGCGCAACCCCAAGATGGTGCAGCGCCTGGTGCTGACCGGCAGCAGCGGCTTGTTCGAAGATTCCATGGGCGGCTCTTTCCCGAAGCGTGGCAACTACGACTTTGTGCAGGAGCGCGTGGCCTACACCTTTTACGACCCCCGCATTGCTACCAAGGACTTGGTGGATGAGGTGTTCAACGTCACCAACTCCAATACCAAGGTGTTGCGCATTATCAACATTGCCCGCTCGGCTCAGCGCCATAACCTGGGCAAGGAGCTGACCAAGATTACCGTACCCACGCTGCTGGTCTGGGGCCTGAACGACACCATTACGCCCCCGGTAGTGGCCCACGAGTTTGAGCGGCTGCTGCCCAACAGTGAGCTGCATTTTCTGGACCACTGCTGCCACGTGCCCATGATGGAGCGGCCGCAGGATTTCAACCTGTTATTGCGGCAGTTTTTGCGTCGTACGGCCCTGGAGCCCGCTCTGTCGTAA
- a CDS encoding POTRA domain-containing protein, protein MLNPEPAASPHCPCASSFQPKRQFSIHQLTRKILPVFAGLLILLLGYLPAAATPVPPDSVRRAPLDSLVRAQCPGYPVLRVASILFVGNEVTKERILRAELDFREGDTVSAPTLTHRLEANRLRVFNLQLFHHVLTQVVCRNGELTVLFSVQERWYTFPVPILSLADRNFRSWLDRPDRWRRVDYGLHVERKNFRGATKKFGVICSWASTASMSSSTIRPAMASCVAWDLG, encoded by the coding sequence GTGTTGAATCCTGAACCGGCGGCTTCGCCCCATTGCCCCTGTGCCTCTTCATTCCAACCGAAACGGCAGTTCAGCATTCACCAGCTAACCCGCAAGATTCTGCCAGTCTTTGCTGGCCTGCTCATACTGCTGCTGGGCTACCTGCCCGCCGCGGCTACCCCCGTGCCGCCCGATTCCGTCCGCCGCGCCCCGCTCGACAGCCTAGTGCGGGCTCAGTGCCCTGGGTATCCGGTTTTGCGCGTGGCCTCCATTCTCTTTGTGGGCAATGAGGTTACCAAGGAGCGGATTCTGCGGGCCGAGCTGGATTTTCGGGAAGGCGACACTGTTTCGGCTCCAACCCTGACCCACCGCCTCGAAGCCAACCGCCTCCGGGTCTTCAACCTGCAGCTGTTTCACCACGTCCTGACCCAGGTAGTGTGCCGCAATGGAGAATTGACGGTGCTTTTTAGCGTGCAGGAGCGCTGGTACACCTTCCCGGTTCCCATTTTGTCTCTGGCTGACCGCAACTTCCGGTCCTGGCTCGACCGGCCCGACCGTTGGCGCCGCGTGGATTACGGCCTGCATGTGGAGCGGAAAAACTTTCGGGGCGCAACGAAGAAATTCGGGGTAATCTGCAGCTGGGCTTCAACCGCAAGTATGAGCTCTTCTACGATACGCCCGGCTATGGCAAGCTGCGTCGCCTGGGATTTGGGGTAG